From the genome of Desulfobacteraceae bacterium, one region includes:
- a CDS encoding SurA N-terminal domain-containing protein: protein MAVAFFCLAALLGGCKGGDSEQRPLFLLRVGQSVVTPLEFQRAFEIAKVAYPHNTLQEAAARREAQLRLLEELIDELILVQEAHSLRIAVSPEELAAAVEKIKADYPEGVFEQVLLENAIPYAEWEKAVRRRLLIEKVVEAGLIDTVELTPQDIAAHLATRGQAAAGSSAAGDAPPASEPRIDTRLIRYLRKQKAEAAYAGWLKGLQAKYAVEINHNLWNEITGIER from the coding sequence TTGGCCGTCGCTTTTTTTTGCCTCGCGGCCCTCTTGGGGGGCTGCAAGGGGGGGGATTCCGAGCAGCGCCCGCTTTTCCTGTTGCGGGTGGGCCAAAGCGTCGTGACCCCCCTTGAGTTCCAGCGCGCCTTTGAAATCGCCAAGGTCGCCTATCCCCACAACACCCTGCAAGAGGCCGCCGCGCGGCGGGAGGCGCAGCTGCGGCTGCTGGAGGAGCTGATCGATGAGCTGATCCTGGTGCAAGAGGCCCACAGCCTGCGCATTGCGGTGAGCCCCGAGGAGTTGGCGGCGGCGGTTGAGAAAATCAAGGCCGATTATCCCGAGGGGGTTTTTGAGCAGGTTTTGCTGGAAAATGCCATCCCCTATGCCGAATGGGAAAAGGCCGTCCGCCGGCGCCTGCTGATCGAAAAGGTGGTGGAGGCCGGGCTGATCGACACCGTCGAGCTCACGCCGCAGGATATCGCCGCCCACCTGGCAACCCGCGGACAGGCGGCGGCCGGATCATCGGCGGCCGGCGATGCCCCCCCAGCCTCCGAACCGCGGATCGACACCCGGCTGATCCGGTATCTGCGCAAACAAAAAGCCGAAGCGGCTTATGCCGGTTGGCTCAAAGGTCTGCAGGCGAAGTACGCCGTTGAGATCAACCACAACCTATGGAACGAAATCACCGGCATAGAGCGTTGA
- a CDS encoding SurA N-terminal domain-containing protein, translating to MTGFFNRHRGKVPGLFWHQALLTAGILCLWALGTAAGEVVDRIVAVVNDDVLTLVELDQALRPYRNKLGTMGYPPDKEHQMLFKVREDILDQLINEKLTDQEIRKADIRVSDQEVDSAIERLKAARFLTEEDLQAALARDGMSLDDYRRRVREQLLRTKLVNRQIKSKIVITKEDVKAYYEQHRDQFGGQRKYHLRNIIMQVPPPAGEEERQAVLRAMSAVHAKLKAGESFAALARQYSQSPMAGEGGDLGVFGLSDLSPQIQAAVQNLKPGEFSQILDTEYGFQIFEVKEILESGGKPLEAVTAEIESRLFDEVVNQKFTEWLRELRQRAHIKIIQ from the coding sequence ATGACGGGTTTCTTTAATCGCCACCGGGGGAAAGTCCCGGGTTTGTTTTGGCACCAAGCACTTCTGACCGCCGGCATTCTCTGCCTCTGGGCCCTTGGAACTGCCGCTGGGGAGGTGGTCGACCGGATCGTGGCGGTGGTCAACGACGACGTGCTCACTCTGGTGGAGTTGGATCAGGCCCTCCGGCCGTACCGCAACAAGTTGGGCACGATGGGGTATCCCCCTGATAAAGAGCATCAGATGCTCTTCAAGGTCCGTGAGGATATCCTCGACCAGTTGATCAACGAGAAGCTGACGGACCAGGAGATTCGCAAGGCCGATATCAGGGTCAGCGACCAGGAGGTTGACAGCGCCATCGAACGGCTCAAAGCCGCGCGCTTTCTGACCGAGGAGGACCTGCAGGCGGCCCTGGCGCGCGACGGCATGAGTCTCGACGATTACCGCCGGCGCGTGCGGGAGCAACTGCTGCGAACCAAGCTGGTCAACCGCCAGATCAAGTCCAAAATCGTGATCACCAAGGAAGACGTCAAGGCCTATTACGAGCAACACCGGGATCAATTCGGGGGGCAGCGGAAATACCACCTGCGCAACATCATCATGCAGGTGCCGCCTCCGGCCGGGGAAGAGGAAAGACAGGCGGTTTTGCGTGCCATGAGCGCGGTGCACGCCAAGCTGAAGGCCGGCGAATCCTTTGCCGCTTTGGCCCGCCAATACTCCCAGTCGCCGATGGCCGGCGAGGGGGGGGATCTGGGGGTTTTTGGATTGAGCGATTTGAGCCCCCAAATCCAGGCCGCAGTTCAAAACCTCAAGCCGGGGGAATTTTCCCAAATCTTGGATACCGAATACGGCTTTCAGATTTTCGAGGTCAAGGAGATCCTGGAAAGCGGCGGCAAACCGCTCGAGGCCGTCACCGCCGAAATCGAAAGCAGGCTGTTCGACGAAGTGGTGAATCAAAAATTCACCGAATGGCTCCGGGAATTGCGCCAGCGCGCTCACATCAAAATCATCCAGTAA
- a CDS encoding DUF4115 domain-containing protein codes for MATENHPFAFGQYLRDLRLERGISLETISARTRIGMGNLLAIEREDHQRLPAVVFVVGYLKAYAQAIGAEPGEAIRRYHASRRAYNDTLRTDAVARAPKRRPWFRLCAVLGLLAVATGLSVFGFNRWQRAARPTAPAVSQAPPPAAVARGGSPAGEQTPAPAAAPAEKLSESPPAPVEAAAAPGRPETDPATESVGPLALVALAEEETWLKVISDNQRPVEYLLKPGEKVTLEARRGFNLLIGNAAGLRLTLNGRPVRVPGKSGQVVTLQLP; via the coding sequence ATGGCAACTGAAAATCACCCCTTCGCTTTCGGTCAGTACCTGCGCGATCTCAGGCTGGAGAGGGGCATCAGCCTGGAGACGATCTCCGCCCGAACCCGGATCGGGATGGGCAATCTTCTGGCCATCGAGCGCGAAGACCACCAGCGGCTGCCGGCCGTCGTCTTTGTGGTGGGGTATCTCAAGGCGTATGCCCAGGCCATTGGTGCGGAGCCGGGGGAGGCCATCCGGCGCTACCACGCCAGCCGCCGGGCATACAACGACACCCTCCGGACGGATGCCGTGGCCCGGGCACCCAAACGCCGTCCCTGGTTCCGGCTGTGCGCTGTCCTGGGGCTGCTGGCGGTGGCGACCGGCCTCTCGGTTTTCGGGTTCAATCGCTGGCAGCGTGCAGCGCGCCCCACGGCCCCGGCTGTCTCGCAGGCGCCACCGCCGGCGGCGGTGGCGCGCGGCGGCAGTCCAGCGGGGGAACAGACGCCGGCGCCCGCCGCCGCCCCGGCCGAGAAGCTCAGCGAATCGCCGCCGGCACCGGTGGAAGCCGCCGCCGCTCCCGGGCGCCCGGAAACCGACCCCGCCACCGAATCGGTCGGGCCGCTGGCCCTGGTGGCCCTGGCGGAGGAGGAGACATGGCTGAAGGTCATCAGCGACAACCAGCGACCGGTGGAATACCTGCTCAAGCCCGGTGAAAAGGTGACCCTGGAGGCCCGCCGCGGCTTCAACCTGCTGATTGGCAACGCCGCCGGCCTGAGGCTGACCCTTAACGGCAGACCGGTGAGGGTCCCCGGTAAAAGCGGGCAGGTGGTCACCCTGCAGCTGCCCTGA
- the mgtE gene encoding magnesium transporter, translating into MHRDRSKILADSIRRLLRRGASTHLRKIVRKTHAADLAAVFQTLSPAHQQRLFELIESREQKGIVLSELDRETFLDLVEDLDLDELVKILETMPNDDVTDLIGQLPEARSSAVLEKMKKEHSAQVEGLLSYRDDTAGGIMVTDFIALREDCTAREAIASLQKEYQDVEMPFYLYAVDENGRLVGVSSLRQLVLVPPETPLKAFMTRDVFSVQTDMDQEEVAKVVARYDILAVPVVDDSHRLVGIVTVDDVIDIFRAEATEDMLKMAGVGDEFIETKSIYKSTRMRLPWLFASCFGGIVAFYVINHFEPSLTRFAYLAAFIPVIMGMGGNIGTQSSTIVVRGLATGRLMVRDLRKVVFKELVIGGVLGVFYGLLIGGVAQARYGRLSFALAVSLAVLSSMAIAALVGSMVPMLFARLNIDPAVATGPFVTTAIDIISVFFYFQIATTLLGI; encoded by the coding sequence ATGCACCGCGATCGAAGCAAAATTCTGGCCGACAGCATTCGGCGCCTGTTGAGGCGCGGCGCATCGACCCACCTGCGTAAAATCGTCAGGAAAACCCATGCCGCCGACCTGGCGGCGGTGTTCCAAACCCTGTCGCCGGCGCACCAGCAACGGCTTTTTGAACTGATCGAAAGCCGTGAGCAGAAAGGAATCGTGCTCAGCGAGCTGGACCGCGAGACTTTCCTGGATCTTGTCGAGGATCTCGACCTGGATGAACTCGTCAAAATCCTCGAAACCATGCCCAACGACGACGTCACCGACCTCATCGGCCAGCTTCCCGAGGCGCGCTCCAGCGCGGTCCTGGAAAAGATGAAAAAGGAGCACTCGGCGCAGGTCGAAGGGCTGCTGAGCTACCGGGACGATACCGCCGGCGGCATCATGGTGACCGATTTCATCGCCCTCCGGGAGGATTGCACCGCGCGCGAGGCGATCGCCTCGCTGCAGAAGGAGTATCAGGATGTGGAGATGCCCTTTTACCTCTATGCGGTCGACGAGAACGGCCGCTTGGTGGGCGTCAGCTCCCTGCGGCAGCTGGTGCTGGTGCCGCCCGAAACACCGCTGAAGGCGTTTATGACCCGGGATGTTTTTTCAGTCCAGACCGACATGGACCAGGAGGAGGTCGCCAAGGTGGTGGCCCGCTACGACATCTTGGCCGTGCCGGTGGTCGATGACTCCCACCGGCTGGTGGGGATCGTCACCGTCGACGACGTCATCGACATCTTCCGCGCCGAAGCCACCGAGGACATGCTCAAGATGGCCGGTGTGGGGGATGAGTTCATCGAAACCAAGTCGATCTACAAGAGCACCCGGATGCGTCTGCCGTGGCTTTTTGCCAGCTGTTTCGGCGGCATCGTAGCCTTTTACGTCATCAACCACTTTGAACCCAGCCTGACCCGTTTCGCCTATCTGGCCGCATTCATCCCGGTCATCATGGGCATGGGGGGCAATATTGGCACCCAGTCCTCCACCATCGTGGTCCGCGGACTGGCCACCGGACGCTTGATGGTGCGCGATCTGCGAAAGGTTGTGTTCAAGGAGCTGGTCATCGGGGGGGTGCTGGGGGTGTTTTACGGCCTGCTGATCGGTGGGGTCGCACAGGCCCGCTACGGCCGGTTGAGCTTTGCCCTGGCGGTCAGCCTGGCGGTGCTCTCCTCGATGGCGATCGCCGCCCTGGTGGGCTCCATGGTGCCCATGCTCTTTGCCCGCCTGAATATCGACCCGGCGGTTGCCACGGGCCCCTTCGTGACCACCGCCATCGATATCATCAGCGTGTTCTTTTACTTCCAGATCGCAACCACCCTTCTGGGCATCTGA
- the recO gene encoding DNA repair protein RecO, whose product MASFSTPAITLRRIQHGDFDLILNCFTLARGKMSVIAKYAKKSSRRFGGVLELFSLLQLQCSVGRGLPILQEAELKHPHAGIRGNFRKTAYASYWAELVNLWMEENVANLALFNLLAHVLAELDSGDAPDVAVLNLLFQVRFMALAGFLPELNACCACGCQLEQLRSRGLRIDPARGGAVCGRCGGPGGGPGELSKGTLKLLQWLSCSDLAQAGRVRFSPAAVAESTAFLEAFVPYHLGKTPRSLKFLREIR is encoded by the coding sequence ATGGCATCCTTTTCCACCCCGGCCATCACCCTGAGGCGCATCCAGCACGGGGACTTCGACCTGATCCTCAACTGCTTCACGCTGGCGCGCGGCAAAATGTCGGTCATCGCCAAGTATGCCAAAAAGAGTTCCCGGCGCTTTGGCGGGGTGCTGGAACTCTTTTCCCTGCTTCAGCTGCAATGCTCGGTGGGCCGCGGCCTGCCGATCCTGCAGGAGGCCGAATTGAAACATCCCCATGCCGGCATCCGCGGCAATTTCCGGAAAACCGCCTATGCCAGCTACTGGGCGGAGCTGGTCAACCTGTGGATGGAGGAAAACGTCGCCAACCTGGCGCTCTTCAACCTTTTGGCGCATGTCCTGGCCGAACTGGACAGCGGCGATGCGCCGGACGTGGCGGTCTTGAATCTTCTGTTTCAGGTGCGTTTCATGGCGCTGGCCGGTTTTCTGCCGGAGCTGAACGCCTGCTGCGCCTGCGGCTGTCAGCTGGAGCAGCTCCGGAGCCGCGGGCTGCGGATAGACCCTGCGCGGGGCGGGGCGGTCTGCGGCCGTTGCGGTGGCCCCGGTGGCGGTCCGGGCGAATTGTCCAAGGGGACCCTCAAGCTGTTGCAGTGGCTCAGCTGCAGCGACCTGGCCCAGGCCGGGCGGGTTCGCTTCTCGCCGGCCGCCGTGGCCGAAAGCACCGCTTTTCTGGAAGCCTTTGTCCCCTATCACCTGGGCAAAACCCCGCGCAGCCTCAAGTTTCTGCGGGAAATCCGATGA
- a CDS encoding galactokinase has protein sequence MPPSLHQALTAHPVSASAPCRIDMGGTLDISTFHLPLRRHAPCTVNLAMALRTRVVLQPHAVGHVKVSSRGFESAAFPTHQAPFRHPLGLMFAIAAFFDADGVHIRIDSASPPRSALGGSSAAAVALVAALQAAAEQMGLRRRLPRREVALLAHAIEASVAGVPCGLQDQLAAAFGGVNVWHWRSGFGEPAFRREVLPVAPGDESLAEHLLVAYCGVPHESQDVNGRWVRQFLAGEKRASWEEIAALTRRFAATLWAGDFEAAADAMNRETAVRRELTPAVLDATGEKLVAAAIDARCGARFTGAGGGGCLWALGPRAAIKRLAPVWQKILDAVADARLLPFRLDTRGVAVEVPNRDAVGGEPTSAG, from the coding sequence ATGCCCCCGAGCCTGCACCAGGCGCTGACCGCACACCCGGTGAGCGCCTCGGCCCCCTGCCGGATCGACATGGGGGGCACCCTGGACATCAGTACCTTTCACCTGCCCCTGCGGCGGCATGCCCCCTGCACCGTCAACCTCGCCATGGCGCTGCGCACCCGGGTCGTGTTGCAGCCCCATGCCGTGGGACATGTGAAAGTCTCTTCGCGGGGATTTGAAAGCGCGGCTTTCCCCACCCACCAGGCGCCTTTCCGGCATCCCCTGGGGCTGATGTTCGCCATCGCGGCTTTTTTCGACGCCGATGGCGTCCACATCCGGATCGACTCGGCCTCCCCGCCGCGCAGTGCCCTGGGCGGGTCCTCGGCGGCGGCCGTGGCCCTGGTGGCCGCCCTGCAGGCCGCCGCTGAACAGATGGGGCTAAGGCGCCGGCTCCCCCGTCGGGAGGTCGCCCTGCTGGCCCACGCTATCGAAGCCAGCGTCGCCGGGGTGCCCTGCGGGCTCCAGGACCAGTTGGCCGCCGCCTTCGGCGGGGTCAACGTCTGGCACTGGCGCTCCGGTTTCGGCGAGCCGGCCTTTCGCCGGGAGGTGCTGCCCGTTGCGCCGGGGGATGAATCCCTGGCCGAACATCTGCTGGTGGCCTATTGCGGGGTGCCCCACGAATCCCAGGATGTCAACGGCCGCTGGGTGCGGCAGTTTCTGGCCGGTGAGAAGCGCGCGTCTTGGGAGGAGATCGCCGCCTTGACGCGCCGCTTTGCCGCCACCCTGTGGGCGGGCGATTTCGAGGCCGCGGCCGATGCCATGAACCGTGAAACGGCCGTGCGGCGCGAGTTGACCCCGGCGGTCCTGGACGCCACCGGCGAAAAACTGGTGGCCGCAGCCATCGACGCCCGCTGCGGGGCCCGCTTTACCGGTGCAGGCGGCGGCGGCTGCCTCTGGGCCCTGGGGCCCCGGGCGGCCATCAAGCGGCTGGCGCCGGTGTGGCAAAAAATTCTGGATGCGGTCGCCGATGCCAGGCTGCTGCCGTTTCGCCTCGACACCCGCGGGGTGGCGGTGGAAGTCCCGAACCGGGACGCCGTCGGCGGGGAGCCGACCTCCGCCGGTTGA
- the glyQ gene encoding glycine--tRNA ligase subunit alpha — protein sequence MYFQDVIFALQKFWARKGCVLVQPYDMEVGAGTFHPTTLLKALGPEPWKVAYVQPSRRPTDGRYGENPNRLQHYYQYQVILKPSPTDVQQLYLESLKVLGVEPLEHDIRFVEDDWESPTLGASGLGWEVWLDGMEVTQFTYFQQAGSIELNPVSVELTYGLERIAMYLQGIDNVYDLRWNETVSYGDVHHQQEVEQSGYNFEIADVALLLELFNRYETESQRVMAAGLVLPAYEYCLKCSHTFNLLDARGAISVTERTGYIGRIRNLARACAEGYLKQREAMGFPLIKSAG from the coding sequence ATGTATTTTCAGGATGTCATATTCGCGCTTCAGAAATTCTGGGCCCGCAAGGGCTGCGTCCTGGTTCAGCCATACGACATGGAAGTCGGCGCCGGGACCTTTCATCCCACAACGCTTCTCAAGGCCCTGGGCCCGGAGCCCTGGAAGGTCGCCTATGTCCAGCCCTCACGGCGGCCCACCGACGGCCGCTACGGTGAAAACCCCAACCGGCTGCAGCACTACTACCAGTATCAGGTGATCCTGAAACCTTCCCCGACGGATGTCCAGCAGCTCTACCTGGAAAGCCTCAAGGTGTTGGGGGTTGAACCGCTGGAGCACGACATCCGCTTTGTGGAGGATGACTGGGAGTCCCCGACCCTGGGCGCCTCCGGCCTGGGGTGGGAGGTCTGGCTGGACGGCATGGAAGTCACCCAGTTCACCTATTTTCAGCAAGCCGGCAGCATCGAGCTCAATCCGGTTTCGGTGGAGCTGACCTACGGCCTCGAGCGCATCGCCATGTACCTCCAGGGCATCGACAACGTCTATGACCTGCGCTGGAACGAGACGGTTTCCTACGGGGACGTCCACCACCAGCAGGAAGTCGAGCAGTCGGGCTATAACTTCGAAATTGCGGACGTGGCCCTTTTGCTGGAGCTCTTCAACCGCTATGAGACCGAATCCCAGCGGGTAATGGCCGCCGGGCTGGTCCTGCCGGCTTATGAATACTGCCTCAAGTGCTCCCACACCTTCAACCTGCTGGACGCCCGTGGCGCCATCAGCGTGACCGAGCGTACGGGCTACATCGGCCGCATTCGGAACCTGGCCCGGGCCTGCGCCGAGGGCTATCTCAAGCAGCGGGAGGCCATGGGGTTTCCCCTGATCAAAAGCGCGGGCTGA
- the glyS gene encoding glycine--tRNA ligase subunit beta, translating to MNHPLLFEIGTEEIPAGYIEPALAALSRILQEKLAAARIDHGEARVYGTPRRLAILMADVADRQKPLTTEVTGPPATVGFDPQGKPTVAARKFAEKVGISVRKIKVVDTPKGAYLAARKTERGLATLTLLKTILPEVVVALPFPKTMRWSDYRTAFARPVHSLLALLGGRVVGFSLEDIKSGRHTWGHPFLKPGRIKISHPSEYLQRLETAWVLADIAKRRSRVKAEIEALAAELGGRILPDEELLTTVTHLIEYPAPVAGRFDTKFLELPDEVLITSMREHQKYFAVEDAAGALMPHFIAVNNTAAKDPALVARGHQRVLRARLEDAMFFYRSDLKASMEDWVDKLQGVLFQAKLGSMHAKALRVQALAETVASWVDAAGTLRTDASRAALLCKADLVSQMVVEFPKLQGVMGRVYAAVAGEPEAVAVAIQEHYRPTASGGALPRTQTGAVVSIADKMDSICGCFRVGLVPTGGSDPYALRRQGIGIVQIMRDQGMRFSLGKLIAAALAAYEGIGDAPPTQSAEQVFAFLRNRMAHLLTEEGLSKDVVAAVVAASADDVPDVWERARALEALRAAPDFEPLAIAFKRVVNIMKKAGVAAAPSDAGAVSPARFEHPCEGDLLQAYQRVKAEVARHQADRRPDLALRAIATLRGAVDAFFDGVMVMAEEPAVRDNRFALLALVAGLFENIADFSKIST from the coding sequence ATGAACCATCCCTTATTGTTTGAAATTGGAACCGAGGAGATCCCGGCGGGCTACATCGAGCCGGCCCTGGCGGCCCTCTCGCGGATCCTGCAGGAAAAGCTCGCCGCGGCGCGCATCGACCACGGCGAGGCCCGGGTGTACGGCACCCCGCGGCGGCTGGCGATCCTGATGGCGGACGTGGCCGACCGGCAGAAGCCGTTGACCACCGAGGTCACCGGCCCGCCCGCCACCGTCGGCTTCGACCCCCAGGGCAAGCCCACCGTCGCGGCCCGCAAGTTCGCCGAGAAGGTCGGGATCTCCGTCAGGAAGATCAAGGTCGTCGACACCCCCAAGGGCGCTTATCTGGCGGCGCGCAAAACCGAGCGCGGCCTGGCGACCCTGACCCTGCTCAAGACCATCCTGCCCGAGGTGGTGGTCGCGCTGCCGTTTCCCAAAACCATGCGCTGGTCGGATTACCGTACCGCTTTTGCGCGGCCGGTGCATTCGCTGCTGGCGCTGCTGGGGGGCCGGGTGGTGGGTTTTTCCCTGGAGGATATCAAAAGCGGCCGCCACACCTGGGGACACCCCTTCCTGAAGCCCGGTCGGATCAAGATCTCGCACCCCTCGGAATACCTCCAGCGGCTGGAGACAGCCTGGGTGCTGGCCGATATCGCCAAGCGCCGCAGCCGGGTCAAGGCCGAAATCGAAGCCCTGGCCGCCGAACTGGGCGGCCGCATCCTGCCCGACGAGGAACTGCTCACCACCGTGACCCACCTGATCGAATACCCGGCGCCGGTTGCCGGCCGGTTCGACACCAAATTTCTCGAGCTGCCCGACGAGGTGCTGATCACCTCCATGCGCGAGCATCAGAAATACTTTGCCGTCGAAGACGCCGCCGGCGCCTTGATGCCCCATTTTATAGCCGTCAACAACACCGCCGCCAAGGACCCTGCCCTGGTGGCGCGCGGCCACCAGCGGGTGCTGCGGGCGCGTCTGGAAGACGCCATGTTCTTTTATCGCAGCGATCTGAAGGCCTCCATGGAAGACTGGGTCGACAAGTTGCAGGGCGTCCTGTTCCAGGCAAAGTTGGGCTCGATGCACGCCAAGGCCCTGCGGGTGCAGGCCTTGGCAGAGACCGTCGCCAGCTGGGTGGATGCCGCCGGCACCCTCCGGACGGATGCCTCCCGCGCCGCCCTGCTCTGCAAGGCCGACCTGGTCAGCCAGATGGTGGTGGAGTTTCCGAAACTCCAGGGGGTCATGGGGCGGGTCTATGCCGCCGTTGCCGGTGAACCCGAGGCCGTTGCCGTCGCCATCCAGGAGCATTACCGGCCCACCGCCTCGGGCGGCGCCCTGCCGCGGACCCAAACCGGTGCGGTGGTCAGCATCGCGGACAAGATGGATTCCATCTGCGGCTGCTTCCGGGTGGGGCTGGTGCCCACGGGCGGGTCGGACCCCTACGCGCTGCGCCGCCAGGGAATCGGGATCGTCCAGATCATGCGCGACCAGGGGATGCGCTTTTCCCTGGGCAAGCTGATCGCGGCCGCTCTGGCTGCCTACGAGGGAATCGGAGACGCGCCCCCGACCCAGAGTGCCGAGCAGGTTTTCGCCTTTTTGCGCAACCGGATGGCCCACCTGCTGACCGAGGAGGGGCTCTCCAAGGACGTCGTCGCGGCGGTGGTGGCGGCCTCGGCGGACGACGTGCCCGACGTCTGGGAGCGCGCCCGCGCCCTGGAGGCCCTCAGGGCCGCACCGGACTTCGAGCCCCTGGCGATCGCCTTCAAGCGGGTGGTCAACATCATGAAAAAGGCGGGTGTCGCCGCGGCGCCGTCCGATGCTGGCGCCGTTTCCCCCGCGCGCTTCGAGCATCCCTGTGAAGGCGATCTCCTGCAGGCCTACCAGAGGGTCAAGGCCGAGGTGGCGCGCCACCAGGCTGACCGGCGCCCGGATCTGGCCCTGCGGGCGATCGCTACCCTGAGGGGTGCGGTGGATGCCTTTTTTGACGGCGTCATGGTGATGGCCGAGGAACCCGCGGTCCGCGACAATCGCTTCGCCCTGCTGGCCCTGGTGGCCGGCCTGTTCGAAAATATCGCCGATTTTTCAAAAATTTCAACCTGA
- a CDS encoding nucleoside phosphorylase, with product MQAPAMATDDGLEPAIVNPVKGRRSPDLGPSGLLVACQPDLDTLCRRHRLDPRQATALLMSRVYPAEGSAPPAFTICGPVMGAPYAVMVLESLIAWGLRRVLFFGWCGAISPRVAIGDIILPTQALIDEGTSRHYGGSQDRPTRPATRLLADTRAVLARKGLAFHEGAIWTTDAIYRETPAKLRHFRQRRAIGVEMELSALLTVARFRGVAAGAILVVSDELADLTWRPGFRDPRFTAARKAVCEVLSTLCPIL from the coding sequence ATGCAGGCCCCCGCCATGGCCACTGACGACGGCCTTGAACCCGCCATTGTGAACCCCGTAAAGGGCCGCAGGTCGCCGGATCTCGGCCCGTCGGGATTGTTGGTGGCCTGTCAGCCGGACCTCGACACCCTCTGCCGGCGGCATCGGCTGGACCCCCGGCAGGCCACTGCCCTGCTGATGAGCCGGGTGTATCCGGCCGAGGGGTCGGCCCCGCCGGCCTTTACCATCTGCGGCCCCGTGATGGGGGCGCCCTATGCGGTGATGGTGCTGGAAAGCCTGATCGCCTGGGGGCTTCGCCGGGTGCTTTTTTTCGGATGGTGCGGCGCCATATCCCCGCGGGTGGCCATCGGGGACATCATCCTGCCCACCCAGGCGCTGATCGATGAGGGCACCTCGCGCCACTACGGTGGCAGCCAAGACCGCCCGACGCGGCCGGCCACGCGGCTGCTGGCCGACACCCGGGCGGTCCTGGCCCGCAAGGGGCTGGCCTTTCACGAAGGGGCCATCTGGACCACGGACGCAATCTACCGCGAAACCCCGGCCAAACTACGACACTTCCGGCAGCGCCGGGCCATCGGGGTGGAAATGGAGCTCTCGGCCCTGCTGACGGTCGCCCGCTTCCGGGGTGTTGCGGCCGGCGCCATTCTGGTGGTCTCCGATGAACTGGCGGACCTGACGTGGCGCCCCGGTTTCCGGGACCCGCGTTTCACGGCCGCCCGCAAGGCGGTCTGCGAGGTGCTGAGCACGCTATGCCCGATTCTGTGA